In Planctomycetota bacterium, a genomic segment contains:
- a CDS encoding response regulator, protein MTATDTSILQDSVILIVDDDRDVLTAVEAAFRAEGAETITASDGNAAIERCAEGKPDLVVLDMMLPGRSGFLALEKIKGNDDSPLVIMVTANDGKRHEAYAQSLGVDHYLIKPVPLGQLTETAATLLASRSGG, encoded by the coding sequence GTGACGGCCACCGACACCAGCATCCTCCAGGACAGCGTCATCCTCATCGTCGACGACGACCGCGACGTGCTGACGGCCGTCGAGGCGGCCTTCCGCGCCGAGGGCGCCGAGACGATCACCGCCTCGGACGGCAACGCCGCCATCGAGCGGTGCGCCGAGGGCAAGCCCGATCTGGTCGTGCTCGACATGATGCTGCCCGGTCGCTCGGGCTTCCTGGCCCTCGAGAAGATCAAGGGCAACGACGACAGCCCGCTGGTCATCATGGTGACGGCCAACGACGGCAAGCGGCACGAGGCGTACGCCCAGTCGCTCGGCGTGGACCACTACCTGATCAAGCCGGTGCCGCTCGGCCAGCTCACCGAGACCGCCGCCACGCTGCTGGCCAGCCGGAGCGGCGGCTGA
- the infB gene encoding translation initiation factor IF-2: MAKRVFELAKELGIASKAIVQKCRDEGIPESVVKNHMSTVSVGLEATVREWFAGEEGEAKPHTAVETAKPVDLSKARAKPRAKARKKAATKKAESADAGGETATAIAEPPARSNRAAAPAAPGDDAPADGDASTTDAAAEAPAAAPEAPAAGTPTDAPAEAPAAATDETGAGGASAAAASAPAADAAPPADQGPIKPGTPAPENVPDRPKVVAPAGPMLQKKTPVKLSGPKIVRVEAPEQVDTRPRSRGPRGGGGYGPPAGPMDMPAGPGGAGGPGGGRRGGGSTRRRGRQDQPTGGSGMWREQDLIEREAKLQQSGGYLKKRRQDLARSSGQQRPQTPAQMGGTVKIAAPFTIKDLSAATGVKAAEIVKKLFMQGIMAQINSGIEVEKAQEIMMDFDIELEVAAAKSAEEAVAAQFEDRTTVDERARGPVVTILGHVDHGKTSLLDKIRNANVAAGEAGGITQATSAFRVPVKVGEGKKASEKQVVFIDTPGHEAFTAMRSRGATVTDIVVLVIAADDGVMPQTAESISHAKAAGVPIVVALNKIDKPEATDARIQEILGQLAGHELNPVDWGGDTEVIRTSAQTGQGIDELLETLDIQADLLELKADHGGNARGTVIESQMEPGRGAVMNVLLQEGALKVGDFIVAGRAFGRVRDLTDDKGTRIKEAHPPMPLQVTGIDELPDAGDKFFVAATLKEAQNAAEQRRGREREEQLAQPTMTLDRMFSQMAEAELKEILVVLKADVQGSVDVLKSEIEKVSNEEIRVRVIHSAVGGVTESDVLLAEASKAVIVGFNVIPSGKARKLADTKGVQIRTYDVIYHITEDMQKAAEGLLEPELRQEVLGHAEVRAVFKVSKVGNIAGCYVTDGVVQRDALIRVTRGDIVIENDRKLAQLKRFKDDAKEVRANMECGMKIDGYDDIKEGDILECYKQVEVKRTL, encoded by the coding sequence TTGGCTAAGCGCGTGTTCGAGCTTGCGAAGGAACTGGGCATCGCCTCCAAGGCGATCGTGCAGAAGTGCCGCGACGAGGGCATCCCCGAGTCGGTGGTGAAGAACCACATGTCGACGGTGTCGGTCGGCCTCGAGGCGACCGTGCGGGAGTGGTTCGCCGGCGAGGAGGGCGAGGCCAAGCCGCACACCGCCGTCGAGACCGCCAAGCCGGTGGATCTCTCGAAGGCCCGGGCCAAGCCGCGTGCCAAGGCCCGCAAGAAGGCCGCAACCAAGAAGGCGGAGTCGGCCGATGCCGGCGGCGAGACCGCAACCGCGATCGCCGAGCCGCCCGCGCGTTCGAATCGCGCCGCGGCGCCCGCCGCGCCGGGCGATGACGCCCCCGCCGACGGCGACGCGAGCACGACCGACGCCGCCGCGGAGGCCCCCGCTGCTGCGCCCGAAGCGCCGGCAGCCGGTACGCCCACGGACGCACCCGCCGAAGCGCCGGCAGCGGCCACGGATGAGACCGGTGCCGGCGGGGCATCGGCCGCCGCCGCCAGTGCACCCGCGGCCGACGCGGCGCCCCCGGCCGACCAGGGCCCCATCAAGCCCGGCACGCCCGCGCCCGAGAACGTGCCCGACCGGCCCAAGGTGGTCGCGCCCGCGGGGCCGATGCTGCAGAAGAAGACGCCCGTCAAGCTGAGCGGACCGAAGATCGTCCGCGTCGAGGCGCCCGAGCAGGTCGACACCCGGCCGCGCAGCCGCGGCCCGCGGGGCGGGGGCGGCTACGGCCCGCCGGCGGGCCCGATGGACATGCCCGCGGGTCCCGGCGGCGCCGGGGGCCCGGGCGGCGGCCGCCGCGGCGGGGGCAGCACGCGTCGCCGCGGGCGGCAGGACCAGCCCACCGGCGGCAGCGGCATGTGGCGCGAGCAGGACCTCATCGAGCGGGAGGCCAAGCTCCAGCAATCGGGCGGCTACCTCAAGAAGCGCCGCCAGGACCTGGCCCGCAGCAGCGGCCAGCAGCGGCCGCAGACGCCCGCGCAGATGGGCGGCACGGTGAAGATCGCCGCGCCGTTCACCATCAAGGATCTCTCCGCCGCCACCGGCGTGAAGGCCGCCGAGATCGTCAAGAAGCTCTTCATGCAGGGCATCATGGCGCAGATCAACAGCGGCATCGAGGTCGAGAAGGCCCAAGAGATCATGATGGACTTCGACATCGAGCTCGAAGTCGCCGCCGCCAAGAGCGCCGAGGAGGCGGTCGCCGCCCAGTTCGAGGACCGCACGACCGTCGACGAGCGGGCCCGCGGCCCGGTGGTCACCATCCTGGGCCACGTCGACCACGGCAAGACCAGCCTGCTCGACAAGATCCGCAACGCCAACGTGGCGGCGGGCGAGGCCGGCGGCATCACGCAGGCCACCAGCGCCTTCCGCGTGCCCGTCAAGGTGGGCGAGGGCAAGAAGGCCTCGGAGAAGCAGGTCGTCTTCATCGATACCCCGGGCCACGAGGCGTTCACGGCCATGCGCTCCCGCGGCGCGACGGTAACCGACATCGTGGTGCTGGTGATCGCCGCCGACGACGGCGTGATGCCGCAGACGGCCGAGTCGATCAGCCACGCAAAGGCTGCCGGCGTGCCGATCGTGGTGGCGCTCAACAAGATCGACAAGCCCGAGGCCACCGACGCGCGCATCCAGGAGATCCTGGGCCAGCTGGCGGGCCACGAGCTCAACCCCGTGGACTGGGGCGGCGACACCGAGGTCATCCGCACCAGCGCCCAGACGGGCCAGGGCATCGACGAGCTGCTCGAGACCCTCGACATCCAGGCCGACCTGCTGGAGCTGAAGGCCGACCACGGCGGCAACGCCCGCGGCACGGTCATCGAGAGCCAGATGGAGCCGGGCCGCGGCGCCGTGATGAACGTCCTGCTCCAAGAGGGCGCGCTGAAGGTCGGCGACTTCATCGTCGCGGGCCGCGCGTTCGGCCGCGTCCGCGACCTGACCGACGACAAGGGCACGCGGATCAAGGAGGCCCACCCGCCCATGCCGCTGCAGGTGACGGGCATCGACGAGCTGCCCGACGCGGGCGACAAGTTCTTCGTCGCCGCCACGCTCAAGGAGGCCCAGAACGCCGCCGAGCAGCGGCGAGGCCGGGAGCGCGAGGAGCAGCTCGCCCAGCCGACCATGACGCTGGATCGGATGTTCAGCCAGATGGCCGAGGCCGAGCTCAAGGAGATCCTCGTCGTGCTCAAGGCCGACGTGCAGGGCTCGGTCGACGTGCTCAAGAGCGAGATCGAGAAGGTCTCCAACGAGGAGATCCGCGTGCGGGTCATCCACTCGGCCGTGGGCGGCGTGACCGAGAGCGACGTGCTGCTGGCCGAGGCCTCCAAGGCGGTCATCGTCGGCTTCAACGTCATTCCGTCGGGCAAGGCCCGCAAGCTGGCGGACACCAAGGGCGTGCAGATCCGCACGTACGACGTGATCTACCACATCACCGAGGACATGCAGAAGGCCGCCGAGGGCCTGCTCGAGCCCGAGCTCCGCCAGGAGGTGCTGGGGCACGCCGAGGTCCGCGCGGTGTTCAAGGTCAGCAAGGTGGGCAACATCGCGGGCTGCTACGTCACCGACGGCGTGGTGCAGCGGGACGCGCTCATCCGCGTCACCCGCGGCGACATCGTCATCGAGAACGACCGCAAGCTGGCCCAGCTCAAGCGATTCAAGGACGACGCCAAGGAAGTCCGCGCCAACATGGAGTGCGGCATGAAGATCGACGGCTACGACGACATCAAGGAAGGCGACATCCTCGAGTGCTACAAGCAGGTCGAGGTGAAGCGGACGCTCTAA
- a CDS encoding FliM/FliN family flagellar motor switch protein, translated as MARDVRTVLSLEVPIVVVLGERSMTVGEVMALKSGSIIELSRPAEEDLFLCVNNRTTGRGTAVKVGENFGLRITSIGDQADRVRALGS; from the coding sequence GTGGCCCGCGACGTCCGCACCGTGCTCAGCCTGGAAGTCCCCATCGTCGTCGTGCTGGGCGAGCGCAGCATGACCGTGGGCGAGGTCATGGCCCTGAAGAGCGGGTCGATCATTGAGCTGAGCCGGCCGGCAGAGGAAGACCTCTTCCTGTGCGTAAACAACCGCACCACGGGGCGGGGCACCGCCGTCAAGGTCGGCGAGAACTTCGGCCTGCGGATCACCAGCATCGGCGACCAGGCCGACCGCGTGCGGGCGCTCGGCAGCTAG
- the acpP gene encoding acyl carrier protein yields MTESEIEAKVIDIVAEQMHADREKISRDTSFVEDLNADSLDTVELVMEFEDEFETSIPDEQAEQIKTVGQAIDFIKQAHGIE; encoded by the coding sequence GTGACCGAATCGGAAATCGAGGCGAAGGTAATCGACATCGTCGCCGAGCAGATGCACGCCGACCGGGAGAAGATCTCGCGCGACACCAGCTTCGTCGAGGATCTCAACGCCGATAGCCTGGACACCGTCGAGCTCGTCATGGAATTCGAGGACGAGTTCGAGACGTCCATCCCCGACGAGCAGGCCGAGCAGATCAAGACCGTCGGCCAGGCCATCGACTTCATCAAGCAGGCCCACGGCATCGAGTGA
- a CDS encoding DUF1444 family protein produces MSMMPDDPTEFCQHVAQILRRMQPELDIDSVREDELVIAGRRLDLINLYRIVRHDPGRGVEIVEHYLEQLFAGDLLYVNGMSLDVARPRIMPRIQPESIFEHLSERLVAHVPFVNGSVIVFVLDLPQMTVSITTEQLVQWDVCVDELEQMARENLDAYAPEMDVQMVESREGGYAAILAEQDGYDAARLLLGQLYPRLAPTLGGDFLVAVPARDMFVALSREPAEFVARIQDRVRQDYERLPYPITDKLFYVTRDGVAGTSEESQAA; encoded by the coding sequence ATGAGCATGATGCCCGACGATCCAACCGAGTTCTGCCAGCACGTGGCCCAGATCCTGCGTCGGATGCAGCCCGAGCTGGACATCGACTCGGTCCGGGAAGATGAGCTGGTCATCGCCGGCCGCCGGCTGGACCTGATCAACCTCTACCGCATCGTGCGGCACGATCCGGGCCGGGGCGTCGAGATCGTCGAGCACTACCTCGAGCAGCTCTTCGCCGGCGATCTGCTGTACGTCAACGGCATGTCGCTGGACGTGGCCCGTCCACGGATCATGCCCCGCATCCAGCCCGAGTCGATCTTCGAGCACCTCAGCGAGCGGCTGGTCGCCCACGTGCCCTTCGTCAACGGCTCGGTCATCGTCTTCGTGCTCGATCTGCCGCAGATGACCGTGAGCATCACCACCGAGCAGCTCGTGCAGTGGGACGTGTGCGTCGACGAGCTGGAGCAGATGGCCCGCGAGAACCTCGACGCCTACGCGCCGGAGATGGACGTGCAGATGGTCGAGAGCCGCGAGGGCGGCTACGCGGCCATCCTCGCCGAGCAGGACGGCTACGACGCCGCCCGGCTGCTGCTGGGCCAGCTCTACCCCAGGCTCGCCCCCACCCTGGGCGGCGACTTCCTGGTGGCCGTCCCCGCGCGGGACATGTTCGTGGCCCTCTCTCGGGAGCCCGCCGAGTTCGTCGCCCGCATCCAGGACCGCGTCCGCCAGGACTACGAGCGGCTGCCCTACCCCATCACCGACAAGCTCTTCTACGTGACCCGCGACGGCGTGGCGGGCACCAGCGAGGAGAGCCAGGCCGCCTAG
- a CDS encoding DoxX family membrane protein encodes MAHTLTIGQRSALTMTPLLLRLALALTFIWAGVTKVFGTMDVTDQNRGALVAAGVLSSAAAATPAEPAHEDPAPDGSPPADTTRADPQPEPTPEPTPEPEPTPPTELEPDPQPDPADPPIIEPAPLPEDPPADPVPAEPAPVDPDPATPQSPPSTPRPSSNPPDTAADAPGVRAVLVSQPAAASDVRALHGLSLAIHAAANPAPTEAEAGAAAEPAMPLLPAGLGAPPWPVRLAWAAALAELVGGILLLGGFATRLSALAIAGVMAMAAWMTQIGPAIQAGDAVLGFLPGGEGYDPWDLRTYSTFLWQIALLAASLGLVFSGGGGLSLDAWMFGRSGSPGDDD; translated from the coding sequence ATGGCCCACACGCTCACGATCGGCCAGCGCTCGGCCTTGACGATGACGCCGCTGCTGCTGCGGCTGGCGCTCGCCCTGACGTTCATCTGGGCGGGTGTTACCAAGGTGTTCGGAACGATGGACGTCACCGACCAGAACCGCGGCGCGCTCGTGGCGGCCGGGGTCCTCTCGTCCGCCGCCGCGGCCACGCCCGCCGAGCCCGCCCACGAAGACCCCGCCCCGGACGGATCGCCACCAGCTGACACAACCCGTGCAGATCCGCAGCCAGAACCCACGCCAGAACCCACGCCAGAACCCGAGCCGACTCCACCGACCGAGCTGGAGCCCGACCCACAGCCCGATCCCGCGGATCCGCCGATCATCGAGCCCGCACCCTTGCCCGAGGATCCGCCGGCCGATCCAGTTCCCGCTGAACCAGCTCCCGTAGATCCGGATCCGGCGACGCCCCAGTCCCCGCCGTCGACGCCGCGGCCCTCGTCGAATCCGCCCGACACCGCCGCCGACGCGCCGGGTGTGCGGGCGGTGCTGGTGTCCCAGCCCGCGGCCGCCTCGGACGTGCGGGCGCTGCACGGCCTGTCGCTTGCGATCCACGCCGCCGCCAACCCGGCGCCTACCGAGGCCGAGGCGGGCGCCGCCGCCGAGCCCGCCATGCCGCTGCTGCCCGCCGGCCTCGGTGCGCCGCCGTGGCCCGTGCGGCTGGCGTGGGCGGCGGCGCTGGCCGAGCTCGTCGGCGGCATCCTGCTGCTGGGCGGCTTCGCGACGCGGCTGTCGGCGTTGGCCATCGCCGGTGTCATGGCGATGGCGGCCTGGATGACCCAGATCGGGCCCGCCATCCAGGCGGGCGATGCCGTGCTCGGCTTCCTGCCCGGCGGCGAGGGCTACGACCCCTGGGACCTGCGGACCTACTCGACCTTCCTGTGGCAGATCGCGCTGCTGGCGGCCTCGCTGGGCCTCGTGTTCTCGGGCGGTGGCGGCCTCTCGCTGGACGCCTGGATGTTCGGGCGGTCGGGGTCGCCCGGCGACGACGACTAG
- a CDS encoding aminodeoxychorismate/anthranilate synthase component II yields the protein MILLIDNYDSFTWNLVQRLGEIERGLQPGRDLVVVRNDAITPSEVEAMAPSGILISPGPCTPAEAGVSRAIIEHFGGRIPLLGVCLGQQVMADADGMRVVRHRVPMHGKTSPVHHDGRGLFAGLPSPFEAARYHSLVVEAASIPEPVEGRDAWEVTAWTDEPLDDPGGGTVRVVMGMRRRWADPGRAPLEGVQFHPESYLTAEGPTLLANFLERIRAGAGRVPA from the coding sequence GTGATCCTGCTGATCGACAACTACGACAGCTTCACCTGGAATCTCGTCCAGCGGCTGGGCGAGATCGAACGCGGCCTGCAGCCCGGCCGGGACCTCGTCGTCGTCCGCAACGACGCCATCACGCCCAGCGAGGTGGAGGCGATGGCGCCGTCGGGCATCCTGATCTCGCCCGGCCCCTGCACGCCGGCGGAGGCGGGCGTCTCGCGGGCGATCATCGAGCACTTCGGCGGCCGTATCCCGCTGCTGGGCGTGTGCCTGGGCCAGCAGGTGATGGCCGACGCCGACGGCATGCGGGTCGTCCGGCACCGGGTGCCCATGCACGGCAAGACGAGCCCGGTGCACCACGACGGCCGGGGGCTCTTCGCCGGGCTGCCGAGCCCCTTCGAGGCCGCGCGATACCACTCGCTGGTGGTCGAGGCCGCGAGCATCCCCGAGCCGGTCGAGGGCCGGGACGCCTGGGAGGTCACCGCCTGGACCGACGAGCCGCTGGACGACCCGGGCGGCGGCACCGTCCGCGTGGTCATGGGCATGCGGCGGCGCTGGGCCGACCCGGGCCGCGCGCCGCTCGAGGGCGTGCAGTTCCACCCCGAGAGCTACCTGACGGCGGAGGGGCCCACGCTGCTGGCCAACTTCTTGGAACGGATACGGGCGGGCGCAGGCCGCGTGCCCGCGTAG
- a CDS encoding YebC/PmpR family DNA-binding transcriptional regulator produces MAGHSKWANIRHRKERQDKKKGKIWSKCSKAIMAAARAGGPDPETNLALRYAIDEARYANMPKDTIKRAVDKGAGAAGGADFEETTYEGYGPGGVAIIVDALTDNKTRTVNDLRFLFNRGGGTLGNAGSVAFMFETKGQIIIEASKTSEEQIMEVALEAGAEDIDAPDPDSGEDGGWTVTTERTEFHQVKQAIEDAGVEILEAQITKIPTTIAQAEADDAAKLMKLIDAIEDNEDVQKVYHNLDEDLAEAAAEA; encoded by the coding sequence GTGGCCGGACACAGCAAGTGGGCGAACATCCGCCACCGCAAGGAGCGGCAGGACAAGAAGAAGGGCAAGATCTGGTCCAAGTGCTCCAAGGCGATCATGGCCGCGGCGCGCGCGGGCGGGCCCGACCCCGAGACCAACCTCGCGCTGCGGTACGCCATCGACGAGGCCCGCTACGCCAACATGCCCAAGGACACGATCAAGCGTGCCGTCGACAAGGGCGCCGGCGCCGCGGGCGGGGCCGACTTCGAGGAGACCACCTACGAGGGCTACGGCCCGGGCGGCGTGGCGATCATCGTCGACGCCCTGACCGACAACAAGACCCGCACCGTCAACGACCTGCGGTTCCTCTTCAACCGCGGCGGGGGCACGCTGGGCAACGCCGGCTCGGTCGCCTTCATGTTCGAGACCAAGGGCCAGATCATCATCGAGGCCTCGAAGACCAGCGAGGAGCAGATCATGGAGGTCGCCCTCGAGGCCGGCGCCGAGGACATCGACGCCCCGGATCCCGATAGCGGCGAGGACGGCGGCTGGACCGTCACCACCGAGCGCACCGAGTTCCATCAGGTCAAGCAGGCGATCGAGGATGCCGGGGTGGAGATCCTCGAGGCGCAGATCACCAAGATCCCCACCACCATCGCGCAGGCCGAGGCCGACGACGCCGCGAAGCTCATGAAGCTCATCGACGCCATCGAGGACAACGAGGACGTGCAGAAGGTCTACCACAACCTCGACGAGGATCTCGCCGAGGCGGCCGCGGAGGCGTAG
- a CDS encoding DUF503 domain-containing protein encodes MVIGVLQFELLVPGSESLKDKRAVVRSVRDRLSRELRVSIAEVDAHDTLDMAVMGLACAARDGKRAHEILDAAWNTLTKLRDGQVGAVRREIIVPSEEGEAPAGEAADPHDIDGEMLAHFSNGESPDRDPNGTSGGTERP; translated from the coding sequence ATGGTCATCGGCGTGCTCCAATTCGAACTGCTCGTACCGGGCTCGGAGTCCCTCAAGGACAAACGGGCCGTCGTACGCTCGGTGCGCGATCGGCTCAGCCGGGAGCTGCGAGTGAGCATCGCCGAGGTGGATGCGCACGACACGCTGGACATGGCGGTCATGGGCCTGGCCTGCGCCGCCCGCGACGGCAAGCGGGCGCACGAGATTCTCGACGCCGCGTGGAACACGCTGACCAAGCTGCGAGACGGCCAGGTGGGCGCCGTCCGCCGCGAGATCATCGTGCCCAGCGAGGAGGGCGAGGCCCCGGCCGGCGAGGCCGCGGATCCGCACGATATCGACGGCGAGATGCTGGCGCACTTCTCGAACGGGGAGTCTCCGGATCGCGACCCGAACGGCACCTCGGGCGGGACCGAGCGCCCATGA
- the rbfA gene encoding 30S ribosome-binding factor RbfA — translation MSAKRERLVSSIERGIQQVLARGLQDPRIRGLITITRVEITPDGKFADVGISVLPEEHQELTLHGLRSARRHVRREVGELIRTRAMPELRFRLDTSLKKQAEVLDALAQVREEDDPNTPEADDAEAVDVEARDATEPRP, via the coding sequence ATGAGTGCCAAGCGGGAGCGGCTGGTGTCGTCCATCGAGCGGGGCATCCAGCAGGTGCTCGCCCGGGGGCTACAGGATCCCCGCATTCGCGGCCTGATCACCATCACCAGGGTGGAGATCACGCCCGACGGCAAGTTCGCCGACGTGGGCATCTCCGTGCTGCCCGAGGAGCACCAGGAGCTCACGCTGCACGGCCTCAGGAGTGCCCGGCGGCACGTCCGCCGCGAGGTGGGCGAGCTGATCCGCACGCGGGCGATGCCCGAGCTGCGCTTCCGCCTCGACACATCGCTCAAGAAGCAGGCCGAGGTGCTCGACGCGCTCGCGCAGGTCCGCGAGGAGGACGACCCGAACACTCCCGAAGCGGACGATGCCGAAGCTGTTGATGTCGAAGCACGCGACGCCACGGAGCCGAGGCCGTGA
- a CDS encoding DUF3052 domain-containing protein, with the protein MAGYSGTPLATKLGIKPGARVCLLAAPAGFEVGGMPDEAEVRTSLRGTRPLDVVVLFCPDAATLRRRFDAAAARLSTSGGLWIAWPKKASGVATDLDDAAVRAFGLAAGLVDNKVCAVDEVWSGLRFVRRLRDR; encoded by the coding sequence ATGGCCGGGTACTCGGGCACGCCGCTCGCCACCAAGCTGGGCATCAAGCCCGGGGCGCGGGTGTGCCTGCTTGCGGCACCGGCGGGCTTCGAGGTCGGGGGAATGCCCGACGAGGCGGAGGTCCGCACGTCGCTGCGCGGCACCAGGCCCCTCGATGTCGTCGTGCTGTTCTGCCCGGACGCGGCAACGCTCCGGCGGCGCTTCGATGCCGCGGCCGCGCGGCTGTCGACGAGCGGCGGGCTGTGGATCGCCTGGCCCAAGAAGGCCAGCGGCGTCGCCACCGATCTCGACGACGCCGCGGTCCGGGCCTTCGGGCTCGCCGCCGGCCTCGTGGACAACAAGGTCTGCGCCGTGGACGAGGTCTGGTCCGGGCTGCGATTCGTGCGGCGCCTGCGCGACCGCTAG
- the fabF gene encoding beta-ketoacyl-ACP synthase II has protein sequence MPNPSQHPHRVVVTGVGAVTPIGLSLPEVWASMRDGRTGISKLTGEDFDQFEGQWSTHVAAQIGGWNAADHIDAREAKRLDRSTQFAMAATASAVADSGLQPEHLQTERAGVAFGSGVGGISTIESGHSILLEKGPKRLSPLTVPRLMVNASAGNISITYGLRGPATATATACASSGNAIGEAVEHIRKGRCDLMIAGGTEAAITPLCVGAFQAMRALSSTTDPAAASRPFDAARDGFVLAEGAVAVTLESEAHAKARGATILAELAGWACSADAHHITAPDEAGRGAKQAMRWALDDAGLNPTDIDYVNAHGTSTPLGDRAEVAAVLELFGDHARASAGGSLLMSSTKSVHGHALGASGAVELIACVQAIREGVVPPTVNLETPEDAFDLDLVPGTARERTVRYCMNNTFGFGGHNVSLVVGSYDG, from the coding sequence ATGCCGAACCCAAGCCAGCATCCCCATCGCGTCGTGGTTACCGGCGTCGGCGCCGTCACGCCGATCGGGCTATCGCTGCCCGAGGTCTGGGCGTCCATGCGCGACGGGCGGACGGGCATCTCCAAGCTCACCGGCGAGGACTTCGACCAGTTCGAGGGCCAGTGGTCCACGCACGTCGCCGCCCAGATCGGCGGCTGGAACGCCGCCGACCACATCGACGCCCGCGAGGCCAAGCGGCTGGATCGATCGACCCAGTTCGCGATGGCCGCCACCGCAAGCGCCGTGGCCGATAGCGGCCTGCAGCCCGAGCACCTCCAGACCGAGCGGGCCGGCGTGGCCTTCGGATCCGGCGTGGGCGGCATCTCCACCATCGAGAGCGGCCACAGCATCCTGCTCGAGAAGGGGCCCAAGCGGCTCAGCCCGCTGACGGTGCCCCGGCTGATGGTCAACGCGTCGGCGGGCAATATCTCGATTACCTACGGCCTCCGCGGGCCGGCCACGGCGACCGCCACCGCCTGCGCCAGCTCGGGCAACGCCATCGGCGAGGCCGTCGAGCACATCCGCAAGGGCCGCTGCGACCTCATGATCGCCGGCGGCACCGAGGCGGCCATCACCCCGCTGTGCGTGGGCGCCTTCCAGGCCATGCGGGCCCTCAGCTCGACCACAGATCCCGCGGCCGCGAGCCGGCCGTTCGATGCGGCCCGCGACGGATTCGTGCTGGCCGAGGGTGCCGTCGCCGTCACGCTGGAATCCGAGGCCCACGCGAAGGCCCGCGGCGCGACCATCCTGGCCGAACTCGCGGGATGGGCCTGCAGCGCCGATGCGCACCACATCACGGCGCCCGACGAGGCCGGCCGGGGCGCCAAGCAGGCCATGCGCTGGGCGCTCGACGATGCGGGCCTCAACCCCACCGACATCGATTACGTCAACGCCCACGGCACGTCCACGCCGCTGGGCGATCGGGCCGAGGTCGCCGCGGTGCTCGAGCTCTTCGGCGACCATGCCCGCGCGTCGGCGGGCGGCTCGCTGCTCATGAGCTCCACCAAGTCGGTGCACGGCCACGCCCTGGGCGCGTCGGGCGCCGTGGAACTGATCGCCTGCGTCCAGGCCATCCGAGAGGGCGTGGTGCCGCCGACGGTGAACCTCGAGACGCCCGAGGACGCCTTCGACCTCGACCTCGTGCCCGGGACGGCCCGCGAGCGCACGGTCCGCTACTGCATGAACAACACATTCGGCTTCGGCGGGCACAACGTCAGCCTGGTGGTGGGCTCGTACGACGGCTAG